The Amycolatopsis methanolica 239 nucleotide sequence TCCAGATCCCTGCCTCGGCGGCCTTCATCCTCAGATTCCAGCGCATCGGATCACCCTTCCCGATCAATCAGCCGCGCCGCGATCCGGTCGTTGGCGACCGCCCAGGCATGTTCGATGTGGTCGTCGTGGACGTGCACGTAGCGGGTCGTCGTGGACAACCACTCGTGGCCCAGGAGTTCTTGCACGGCTTTGAGGTCGACGCCTCGGGCATACAGCGACGAGGCGCAATAGTGCCGCATGCCGTGTGGCGACAGACGCCCGCTCCACGCCGGGAGGTGCTTCGCGACTGCCCCGGTGAATCCCGATCGCAACGAGTTGACGCCCGCGCGCCGACAGCGTCCGGTGTCCCGGTCGCGGCGTTCGCTGGGCAGCAGTGGCGCGTCCGGATCCGCCCAGTCATCACCGAACTGGTGGCGCACATCGGTCAACCACCACGTGAGCAGCGCGTCGGCGCCGTTGCTCGCGGGAACCAGTCGCGTCTTGTGGCCGCGGCCACGGCTTCCTTTGCCGTAGCGGACGTGCAGTTTGCCGAGTTCCCCCAGATCCGGCCGCCAGTCCCGCACGTCGAGCATGGTGGTTTCGGTGATACGCAGCCCGACCCGACGCCACAACGACGCTGCCAGGTAATCCCGAGCCGCCGGCAGGTACTTCCGCGGTCTGGGCACCACCGTGCGCCAACCAGTGAACAGCAGGTC carries:
- a CDS encoding tyrosine-type recombinase/integrase, yielding MALAVVRSLSSGRRLCTPQDLEDFEQELIDQYLLAAVGDETIRQDRMVIFEFARFLGRPLWTAHAEDADRFLRDQRKARGLARSTVYKKSLALAQLFDFLIARYQGDVHALTGHVLVQPIDEFNRPVNRDYGQARVPPSDDDVDLLFTGWRTVVPRPRKYLPAARDYLAASLWRRVGLRITETTMLDVRDWRPDLGELGKLHVRYGKGSRGRGHKTRLVPASNGADALLTWWLTDVRHQFGDDWADPDAPLLPSERRDRDTGRCRRAGVNSLRSGFTGAVAKHLPAWSGRLSPHGMRHYCASSLYARGVDLKAVQELLGHEWLSTTTRYVHVHDDHIEHAWAVANDRIAARLIDREG